A single genomic interval of Aureliella helgolandensis harbors:
- a CDS encoding carbamoyltransferase N-terminal domain-containing protein — protein sequence MFLLKQATHRMLLQHDAAIGHRFVPNQNARLTNEAGGFFVKTNSSGFRSDFEFTPKRGKRPRFLMFGDSYTAGDNVSNRDRFSDQLAKLHNCEVYNFGISGSGTDQHLLAFRKYAQQIEADAIVLCVQIDSFHRIQTPFRPSIDRVTGAQVRVPKPYFELVDGELQLRQVPVPIEREVHDDASDTTSSKRNDNLLDKVHDLYSLIPGLKELRNSSLLSDAGSRLITEFKRVRGHHPYPDILSDQTPGWQLMEAILKQFISEAQPLPVIIFPIPTRDFYLVGMEPVYQSLFQQLDDPQNNVHVGDVSTLLAKLPYQERLKLSFEQGGHFTEYANRLVAEQMDRFLTERDIAVSPSIPIEESASRSLADSGGHRESSEDQYVLGISCFYHNSAAALIRNGEIVAAAEEERFSRVKNDRRFPHQAVNFCLEQGGINQEQLAAVTFYDDSALTFERILHSLAAIDESSSRKMWKTIVPDWARSKLHFPQRVRQAMNFQGPVLQGDHHRSHAASCFYPSPFESAAIITIDGVGEWATASIGHGQANEIRMLREMTFPNSLGLLYSAFTHFTGFKVNSGEYKMMGLAPYGEPIYTQKILDNIVDLKEDGSVELNMEYFAFLRDVSTTSEKFDELFGGPRRDPESRITRREMDIARSIQDVTEMALIRMARHARELTGEKNLCLAGGVALNCVANGKLLREGVFDQIWIQPAAGDSGCALGVALDTWHTYYGQKRGPRSPLSDQGGSYLGPEFSSDEIRGYLDTHGYPYRELGEPERAAYLSAALAEGKVVGHFSGRLEFGPRSLGARSILGDVRNTEMQTTLNLRIKYRESFRPFAPAVLQERIGDYFDLDRESPYMLLVAPVKKERRITKEVAAQGSGEDLLPIVRQLRSDIPAVTHVDYSARIQSVRREHHAQFYDLIKRFEQDTGFGILVNTSFNVRGEPIVCTPYDAYRCFMRTEMDILALGNCILVKSEQPQWPEGMGEGLENEDVYAVEQVEHADVYHQQIGKLFDTSFWPQVLKMRQQGLGLIRETQEYATSPTVWVDITSKEIERTQFEFASSLTDERGATQKMANAIAARWRDGDSSALLEPVLAKALQTAVKHPQIEEQADELSESVYVMF from the coding sequence ATGTTCCTGCTAAAACAAGCCACCCACCGTATGCTGCTCCAACACGACGCAGCCATTGGCCATCGCTTTGTCCCCAATCAAAATGCACGTCTGACCAATGAAGCGGGAGGCTTCTTCGTCAAGACGAATTCGAGTGGCTTTCGCTCCGATTTCGAGTTTACTCCGAAACGAGGCAAACGCCCTCGTTTTTTGATGTTTGGCGACTCTTATACCGCCGGAGACAATGTCTCGAATCGGGATCGCTTTTCGGATCAGTTAGCCAAATTGCACAATTGCGAAGTCTACAACTTTGGAATATCGGGCAGTGGCACTGATCAGCATTTGCTCGCCTTCCGTAAATACGCGCAACAGATCGAAGCCGATGCGATTGTCCTATGCGTCCAAATCGATAGCTTCCATCGGATCCAGACCCCCTTCCGCCCGTCCATCGATCGCGTCACTGGTGCGCAAGTTCGCGTTCCCAAACCCTATTTTGAATTGGTCGACGGAGAACTCCAACTCCGACAAGTTCCAGTTCCGATTGAACGCGAGGTTCATGACGATGCTAGTGACACTACGTCAAGTAAACGCAACGACAACTTACTCGACAAGGTTCATGACCTCTACTCGCTGATTCCAGGCTTGAAGGAACTCCGCAATTCCTCCCTGCTGTCCGATGCTGGATCTCGCTTGATCACGGAGTTCAAAAGAGTTCGAGGTCACCATCCCTATCCCGACATTTTGTCCGACCAAACGCCAGGCTGGCAATTGATGGAAGCCATTCTCAAGCAATTCATCAGCGAAGCCCAGCCATTGCCGGTTATCATCTTTCCTATTCCAACGCGAGACTTCTATCTGGTTGGCATGGAACCGGTGTATCAATCCTTGTTCCAACAGCTCGACGATCCGCAAAACAATGTCCACGTCGGAGACGTTTCAACGCTGCTTGCAAAACTTCCTTATCAGGAGCGGTTGAAGTTGAGTTTTGAGCAAGGGGGGCACTTTACGGAGTACGCCAACCGCCTAGTAGCCGAGCAGATGGATCGCTTTTTAACGGAACGCGACATTGCGGTATCTCCCTCCATACCGATCGAAGAGTCAGCCAGTCGGTCGCTAGCCGATTCAGGCGGACACCGCGAATCGTCCGAGGATCAATATGTGCTCGGCATCTCTTGCTTCTACCACAATTCTGCGGCCGCTCTGATCCGCAACGGAGAGATTGTGGCAGCCGCTGAAGAGGAGCGTTTTAGCCGTGTGAAAAACGATCGCCGATTTCCACACCAGGCCGTCAATTTCTGTCTGGAGCAGGGGGGGATTAATCAAGAGCAACTAGCTGCAGTGACCTTTTACGATGACTCCGCACTGACCTTCGAAAGAATCTTACACAGCTTGGCTGCCATTGACGAATCCTCCAGCCGCAAAATGTGGAAGACCATCGTCCCCGACTGGGCGCGCTCCAAGCTCCATTTCCCACAGCGTGTGCGGCAAGCCATGAACTTCCAAGGTCCCGTCTTGCAAGGAGATCACCATCGCTCGCATGCGGCCAGTTGTTTTTATCCATCACCGTTCGAAAGTGCGGCAATCATTACCATCGATGGTGTCGGTGAATGGGCCACGGCTTCCATTGGTCATGGGCAGGCTAACGAAATTCGCATGTTGCGCGAAATGACTTTTCCCAACTCCCTCGGCCTGCTCTATTCCGCCTTTACCCACTTCACTGGTTTCAAAGTGAATTCGGGGGAGTACAAGATGATGGGCTTGGCCCCCTACGGGGAACCAATCTACACCCAGAAAATCCTGGACAACATTGTCGACTTGAAAGAGGATGGCTCGGTTGAACTGAACATGGAGTATTTTGCATTCCTGCGCGATGTGAGTACCACCTCAGAGAAGTTTGACGAACTCTTTGGCGGACCGCGTCGCGATCCCGAAAGCCGCATCACTCGCCGAGAGATGGACATCGCCCGTTCGATTCAGGACGTAACCGAAATGGCATTAATACGCATGGCTCGCCACGCGCGTGAATTGACTGGCGAAAAGAACCTCTGCTTGGCGGGCGGAGTCGCTCTGAATTGCGTGGCCAATGGAAAACTTTTGCGTGAAGGAGTTTTCGATCAGATCTGGATCCAGCCTGCGGCGGGAGATTCCGGATGCGCCTTGGGGGTCGCCCTCGATACCTGGCACACGTACTACGGACAGAAGCGAGGTCCTCGTTCCCCGCTATCCGATCAAGGAGGATCCTACCTGGGCCCCGAGTTTTCGAGCGACGAAATTAGAGGCTATCTCGATACGCACGGCTACCCCTACCGAGAATTGGGAGAACCCGAGCGAGCGGCATACTTGTCGGCCGCATTGGCCGAGGGCAAAGTGGTCGGCCATTTCTCCGGTCGGCTTGAATTTGGCCCGCGTTCCCTGGGGGCACGATCCATCCTGGGTGACGTGCGCAATACCGAGATGCAAACGACCTTGAATCTGCGGATCAAATACCGCGAGTCCTTTCGGCCGTTTGCCCCAGCCGTACTACAAGAACGCATTGGCGACTACTTCGATTTGGACCGTGAGAGTCCCTACATGTTGTTGGTCGCGCCCGTTAAAAAAGAACGGCGAATTACGAAAGAGGTTGCTGCCCAAGGGAGTGGAGAGGATCTACTCCCCATTGTACGCCAGCTGAGGTCTGACATCCCAGCGGTCACTCACGTCGATTACTCGGCGCGCATTCAGTCTGTGCGCCGCGAGCACCATGCCCAATTCTATGACTTGATCAAACGCTTTGAACAAGACACTGGATTTGGCATCCTTGTCAATACATCCTTCAATGTGCGTGGCGAGCCGATCGTCTGCACCCCATACGACGCCTACCGTTGCTTTATGCGAACCGAAATGGATATTCTAGCATTGGGTAACTGTATCCTGGTGAAATCCGAACAACCCCAGTGGCCTGAAGGAATGGGGGAAGGACTGGAGAATGAGGATGTTTACGCGGTTGAGCAAGTCGAGCATGCCGATGTTTATCATCAGCAAATTGGTAAACTCTTTGATACCAGTTTCTGGCCTCAAGTGCTAAAAATGCGTCAGCAAGGGTTGGGGTTGATTCGCGAGACTCAGGAATACGCGACCAGTCCGACCGTGTGGGTCGATATCACTTCGAAGGAAATTGAGCGGACACAATTCGAATTCGCATCCTCCCTCACCGACGAGCGAGGCGCAACGCAGAAGATGGCTAACGCCATTGCAGCTCGTTGGCGTGATGGCGACAGCAGTGCGTTGTTGGAGCCGGTGCTCGCTAAGGCACTGCAGACTGCCGTTAAACATCCTCAAATCGAAGAGCAAGCCGACGAATTGTCCGAGTCGGTGTACGTCATGTTCTAG
- a CDS encoding MBOAT family O-acyltransferase has protein sequence MLFNSYEFIFLLLPMAFVVGQLLAGNYRARVGWLLACSLFFYAWWNPIYLPLLLGTILFNFVVGARLRVRPSRWMLAAGVTANLSLIAYFKYAEFFSNTLVDLLDTPPLFGHVALPLAISFFTFQQIAYLADCYSGLAPEYRPSEYALFVSFFPQLIAGPIVHHSEVMPQLRSPERDWCRNLSVGGTIFALGLFKKTVLADGVAPYANALFDDPQAWASVSFLPAWIGVLAYALQIYFDFSGYSDMAIGAARMFGIKLPLNFFAPYRSETISEFWRRWHMTLSHFLRDYLYIPLGGNRFGTLGRYRNLMITMLLGGLWHGAGWTFVLWGALHGSYLIIQHGWSHATSWLEYPKKHCLYRLGACVLTFIAVDIAWAYFRASSLASANQIVLGMLGYNGVSYPSAIALRMGKGAEWLSQIGIGVDGSSGTQFVSSLLWLAGLSAIVWLMPTTQQFMRNFEPAWEYTDATRRSKLPDRGFGVTLPLVWTPSLFWSLAISFIAVAGILTLPELSEFLYFQF, from the coding sequence ATGCTCTTCAACTCCTACGAGTTTATCTTTCTACTGCTGCCGATGGCTTTCGTCGTCGGTCAGTTGTTGGCTGGCAATTACCGCGCCCGAGTGGGTTGGTTACTCGCCTGCTCGCTCTTCTTTTATGCATGGTGGAACCCAATCTACCTGCCGCTGCTTTTGGGAACCATTCTTTTCAATTTTGTGGTCGGTGCACGTCTTCGCGTGCGGCCAAGCCGTTGGATGCTGGCCGCTGGAGTCACCGCCAATCTCTCACTGATTGCCTATTTTAAATACGCGGAGTTTTTCAGCAACACACTGGTGGACCTGCTCGATACTCCCCCTTTGTTCGGACATGTCGCGTTACCGCTAGCTATTTCATTTTTTACTTTCCAGCAAATAGCCTACCTCGCCGACTGCTACTCGGGACTGGCCCCCGAGTATCGCCCATCGGAATACGCGTTGTTCGTTAGCTTCTTCCCTCAATTGATCGCGGGTCCGATCGTGCATCATTCAGAGGTGATGCCGCAACTTCGCTCACCAGAACGTGATTGGTGCCGCAATCTCTCGGTTGGCGGAACTATCTTTGCATTGGGGCTGTTCAAAAAAACCGTACTTGCAGATGGCGTTGCGCCGTACGCGAATGCCCTGTTCGACGATCCCCAAGCCTGGGCCTCGGTTAGTTTTCTGCCAGCCTGGATCGGCGTGTTAGCCTATGCTCTGCAAATCTACTTTGATTTCTCAGGTTACTCTGATATGGCAATTGGGGCAGCTCGGATGTTTGGAATCAAACTGCCACTCAACTTCTTTGCTCCGTATCGTTCAGAAACGATTAGTGAATTCTGGCGGCGGTGGCATATGACCCTATCGCATTTCTTGCGCGACTATCTCTACATTCCTTTGGGTGGCAATCGCTTCGGCACTTTGGGGCGTTATCGCAATCTGATGATTACCATGTTGCTGGGTGGTCTCTGGCATGGTGCCGGGTGGACGTTTGTTCTGTGGGGCGCTCTACACGGCAGCTATTTGATCATCCAACATGGATGGAGCCACGCCACGAGTTGGTTGGAATATCCTAAAAAACACTGCCTCTACCGACTGGGAGCCTGCGTACTGACCTTCATTGCTGTGGATATTGCCTGGGCCTATTTCCGCGCATCCTCACTCGCCTCTGCAAACCAGATCGTCTTGGGCATGCTGGGATACAATGGTGTGTCCTACCCGAGTGCCATTGCTCTACGTATGGGAAAAGGCGCCGAGTGGCTATCCCAAATTGGAATTGGGGTGGATGGGAGTAGTGGCACCCAATTCGTATCGAGCCTGCTTTGGTTAGCTGGATTATCTGCAATTGTCTGGTTGATGCCTACGACTCAGCAATTCATGCGTAACTTTGAACCCGCCTGGGAATATACAGATGCAACGCGGCGTTCGAAATTGCCTGACCGAGGGTTTGGGGTTACATTGCCCTTGGTTTGGACCCCCTCGCTATTCTGGTCTCTTGCCATCAGTTTCATTGCCGTGGCAGGGATTTTGACGTTGCCTGAATTGTCCGAATTTCTCTACTTCCAGTTTTAG
- a CDS encoding glycosyltransferase, with translation MNHPTEVSMPTPPPIKRPVRFLHIFPEYGRGGAELRVTRTINSMGPGAGHMVMSISGRMEAATTLDRACQVEVVSGPPKRGPIRFPIDLWKAVRKINPKVVLTYNWGATDAVLAAKIARFRPVLHNECGLSADVDGKGWRRRWIRRLLLPGCHRVIVTSHTIRDLALQYYGVSEKQLTFIKTGVDVHRFSPGRSPLVRQKITQGDESLVVFGYIGTLRPSKNLPMLLRAFAAANQPNTRLAIFGDGPERENLKALAQDLGISSAVYFHGYVDEPEHAFRAIDVNVTTSRSEAASNSLLEAMATGLPVITTDIADNQRMLGIDNRAFVYAHEDLAGYTTGLQRMATEFELRIALGKKNRAHVCTEYPIERMYREYAELWNSAAELARH, from the coding sequence ATGAACCATCCCACCGAAGTCAGCATGCCGACTCCGCCCCCAATAAAACGACCCGTTCGCTTCTTGCATATTTTCCCGGAATATGGCCGCGGCGGAGCAGAATTGCGAGTGACACGAACGATCAATTCCATGGGGCCAGGCGCTGGGCATATGGTGATGTCGATAAGCGGTCGTATGGAAGCAGCCACAACTTTAGACAGGGCGTGTCAAGTAGAAGTCGTGTCCGGTCCACCCAAGCGCGGGCCAATACGCTTTCCAATCGACCTCTGGAAAGCTGTCCGAAAAATCAACCCCAAAGTGGTTTTGACCTACAACTGGGGCGCCACCGATGCCGTACTCGCGGCCAAGATTGCCCGTTTTCGCCCGGTGTTGCACAACGAGTGCGGCCTCTCGGCAGATGTGGATGGAAAGGGTTGGAGACGCCGCTGGATCCGTCGATTGCTGCTGCCGGGGTGCCATCGCGTCATTGTCACTTCGCATACGATTCGTGACCTTGCGCTGCAATATTATGGCGTTTCCGAAAAGCAGCTGACGTTTATTAAAACAGGCGTCGACGTCCATCGATTTTCACCAGGTCGCTCCCCACTGGTGCGGCAGAAGATTACTCAAGGAGACGAGTCCCTGGTCGTGTTCGGGTATATCGGAACGTTGCGACCAAGTAAGAATCTGCCCATGCTGCTGCGAGCCTTTGCTGCTGCGAACCAGCCGAATACGCGACTGGCGATTTTTGGCGATGGTCCCGAGCGCGAAAATTTGAAGGCACTCGCGCAAGATCTGGGAATTAGTTCCGCGGTCTATTTCCATGGATACGTGGACGAACCCGAACACGCTTTCCGCGCCATCGACGTCAACGTCACCACTTCACGCTCCGAAGCAGCCTCCAATTCACTCCTAGAAGCCATGGCCACCGGATTGCCCGTCATAACCACCGATATTGCCGACAACCAACGGATGCTGGGAATCGACAATCGTGCGTTCGTTTACGCACACGAGGATCTCGCCGGCTACACGACAGGGCTGCAGCGCATGGCAACTGAATTTGAATTGCGAATTGCACTAGGAAAAAAGAACCGAGCACACGTTTGCACCGAGTATCCGATTGAGCGTATGTACCGCGAATATGCAGAGTTGTGGAATTCCGCAGCAGAGTTGGCCCGTCACTAG